The segment ACAGCAACTGGCGCGCATCAGGGTCGCTGCAGCAGTACCTGGAGCGGGCGGGCATCGTCGCGCTCGATGAGGTCGACACCCGCTCGCTCACGCGTCACCTGCGCAGCGCCGGTGCGATGCGCGCGGCCATCGCGCCGGTAGGCGTTCCGGAGGCCGAGCTGATGTCGCGCATCCAGGCGCACCCGCGCATGGAGGGACTCGATCTCACGTGCGGTGTTTCGACCACCGAGGCATACGACGTAAAGCCCGTCGGCGAACAGCGGTTCCGCGTCCTCGCCTATGACTTCGGCGTGAAACGTCATTCGCTGAAATTGATGGCCGAGCGCGGGTGCGCGATCACCACCCTCCCAGCGACTACGCCCGCGGCAGCCATCCTCGAGCAGGAGTTCGACGGCTTCTTCGTCTCGAACGGGCCAGGTGACCCCGAGGCGGTGGGGCATGCGCTGGAAACCATCCGATCTCTCGGAGAGCGCGGTGTGCCCGTGTTCGGCATCTGCCTCGGTCACCAGCTCGTGGCGCGTGCCTTCGGCGGCAGCACGTTCAAGCTGCTCTACGGTCACCGCGCCGGGAATCATCCCGTGCGCCGCATGAGCGACGGTGCCGTCGAGATCACGGCGCAGAACCACGGCTTCGCGGTGCGGCGCGGCAGCACGCCGGACGCCGTCGATGGCGCGCCGGCGCTCCGCGTGACGCATGTGAATCTGAACGATCAGACGATGGAAGGGCTGACGCATCGCGAGCTGCCCGTGTTCAGCGTCCAGTACCACCCGGAGGCCGCGCCGGGGCCCCATGACTCGCGCTATCTGTTCGATCAATTCGCGGCCGCCATGGCCGCCCGGCGTTGAAATCCTTGACTTTACGGCCGCCTACTTCTAAGCTAGGTGCCCGTACCTTAACGACATACAAGCTTTCGCGGCGGTAAATCGCGTGTCCCGGCGGTCGGTAATCACAACCCTCGCCGTAGCGGTCATTTCGCTCATGACCGTTGCCGGCATCGCGCTCGCCGTGATCTTCGCCCTGCGTGGCGGACAGGCATGGTCGCTGGGCGGTCGCATCGCGGTCCTGGATGTCGAGGGCATCATCGACGATGACGAGGAGTTCCTCGAGGACCTGCGCCGCTTCCGTGAAGATCCGTCCGTCCGAGGATACGTAGTCAACATCAATTCGCCGGGCGGCGTTGTAGCTCCCTCGCAGAGCATTTACCAGGAGCTGCGGCGGATACGCGACGAGGACGAGGTTCCGGTCGTCGCATCGATCGGCGGCGTGGGTGCGTCGGGTGGCTATTACATAGCGCTCGCGGCCGACTCGATCTTCGCCCTGCCGGGCTCGATCACCGGCTCGATCGGCGTGATCATGGAGATCCCCGACGCGAGCGAGCTGATGGCGAAGGTGGGCGTGCGCATGCAGACGGTGATGAGCGCCGAGCACAAGGATGTCGGCTCACCGTTCCGCCCGCTCGGAGAGGGTGATCGCGCGATCCTGGATTCGCTGGTTCTGGACGTCTACGCACAGTTTGTCGACGTGGTCGCGATGGAGCGAGGCCTCGAACGCGCTCAGGTGGTGCAGGTGGCGGATGGCCGCATCCTGTCGGGTCGCCAGGCGCTGGAGCAGCGCCTGATCGATGGACTCGGCAATCGCCGCGACGCGCTCGCGACCGCAGGACGCATGGCGGGGCTGGGTGATGACCCCCGGGTGGTCCGGCCGCCGGAGGATCGGGTGACGTTCTGGGACCTGATCCTGGGCAGCAGCTCGGCGCGCGTGCTGGCCCGG is part of the Longimicrobiales bacterium genome and harbors:
- the carA gene encoding glutamine-hydrolyzing carbamoyl-phosphate synthase small subunit; the encoded protein is MSRPGYLLLEDGRSFPGELIGAPGDTLGEAVFNTSMTGYQEVLTDPSYAGQIVAMTYPLIGNYGVTPEDAESTDVQVAGFVMREASSTYSNWRASGSLQQYLERAGIVALDEVDTRSLTRHLRSAGAMRAAIAPVGVPEAELMSRIQAHPRMEGLDLTCGVSTTEAYDVKPVGEQRFRVLAYDFGVKRHSLKLMAERGCAITTLPATTPAAAILEQEFDGFFVSNGPGDPEAVGHALETIRSLGERGVPVFGICLGHQLVARAFGGSTFKLLYGHRAGNHPVRRMSDGAVEITAQNHGFAVRRGSTPDAVDGAPALRVTHVNLNDQTMEGLTHRELPVFSVQYHPEAAPGPHDSRYLFDQFAAAMAARR
- the sppA gene encoding signal peptide peptidase SppA; translated protein: MSRRSVITTLAVAVISLMTVAGIALAVIFALRGGQAWSLGGRIAVLDVEGIIDDDEEFLEDLRRFREDPSVRGYVVNINSPGGVVAPSQSIYQELRRIRDEDEVPVVASIGGVGASGGYYIALAADSIFALPGSITGSIGVIMEIPDASELMAKVGVRMQTVMSAEHKDVGSPFRPLGEGDRAILDSLVLDVYAQFVDVVAMERGLERAQVVQVADGRILSGRQALEQRLIDGLGNRRDALATAGRMAGLGDDPRVVRPPEDRVTFWDLILGSSSARVLARLTAPLDPNPAPRVKYVVPW